Within Desulfolithobacter dissulfuricans, the genomic segment CTGGCGGATCTCGGTCACCGTGTCGTCGACGGAACTGCGGATGGATTCAATCTTTGCCTTGATTTCACCGGTGGCTTCGGCGGTCTGTTTGGCCAGTTCCTTGATCTCGTTGGCGACCACGGCAAATCCCTTGCCGGCCTCGCCGGCCCGGGCCGCCTCGATGGTGGCGTTGAGGGCCAGGAGGTTGGTCTGTTCCGAGATCTCCGTGATCACTTCGGTTACCTTGGTGATCTCCGCCGCTGCCCTGCCGAGGATATTTACCCGGTCCGAGGAGGCGTCGGCCAGGTTCACAGCCTGCTGGGAAATGGAGCGGGCCTCTTCGGTTCGGGCGTAGATCTCTTCCACCGAGCGCTGCATCTCCTCCGATGCATTGGCCACGATACTGACATTGGTGGACGCTTCTTCGCTGGCCGCGGCCACTGAATTCATGTTGCTCGACATCTCTTCAGTAGCCATAGCCACGTTCTCCGCCCGGGTGCTGGTCACCTTGACCCCGTTGGCGAGAATCTTTGAGATATAGTTCAGCTGTTTGGACGAAATACCAAGGATGGTTACCTCGGAGCTGACCCCGTGGAGGATGGCGCTGATACCCAGGCTCATCCTGTTGAGCGAGGCGGCCAGGTCACCGATCTCATCCTTCCGCGCCAGGGAAAGCTGGCCGGAGAAATTGCCATCCGCCATCTGGCGGGCAAAGTCGGAGACCTGGCGTATGGGAACCCTGATGTTTCGGGAGAGCAGGAAGCTGAGGCCAAGGGCAAGGAACAGGGCCGAGGCGGCCATGGTAATGATCAGGTTTCTCGACCTGGTTATCGCTGCCTGCTGGGAAAGGGATTCTTCTTTGGCAATCCTGTCCAGGAAGCTTCTGGCGTCCTGCAGGCCCTTTCGTATATCCATCAGGGCTGGGGCGGTTTCCTCCCGGTAGATCCTCTTGAGTCTGGTGCTCAGTTCTGCCGGGTCCTGGTCGGAACTGGCAGCAGGCTGGCTGATTTTCCGGGTGGCGTCATGCAGTCTGTTGTGGGCCTGCTCGATTCTGCCAAACAGGGGGATAAGCTGCGGAAAACGTTCCCCGGCAGTCGCCCGCTCTCCGCCTTTCAGCCATTTTTCCAGTTTACAGATACTCTTGTCCAGGAAGTTGTTTTGCTGGAGATGGTTCTGGGGATCGGCGAGCATGCTTTGCAGCCGTTCCGCCTCGAGCATATGGTTCACTTTGAGGTCGGCCATGGTCAGGCCCAGGGCATTGATCTCTTCCAGGCGGTCTGCCTGTCGATCGATATGGTTG encodes:
- a CDS encoding bacteriohemerythrin, producing the protein MKIAATRCTISQKIFFLAMTMVALSLVITAIAITRFNHIDRQADRLEEINALGLTMADLKVNHMLEAERLQSMLADPQNHLQQNNFLDKSICKLEKWLKGGERATAGERFPQLIPLFGRIEQAHNRLHDATRKISQPAASSDQDPAELSTRLKRIYREETAPALMDIRKGLQDARSFLDRIAKEESLSQQAAITRSRNLIITMAASALFLALGLSFLLSRNIRVPIRQVSDFARQMADGNFSGQLSLARKDEIGDLAASLNRMSLGISAILHGVSSEVTILGISSKQLNYISKILANGVKVTSTRAENVAMATEEMSSNMNSVAAASEEASTNVSIVANASEEMQRSVEEIYARTEEARSISQQAVNLADASSDRVNILGRAAAEITKVTEVITEISEQTNLLALNATIEAARAGEAGKGFAVVANEIKELAKQTAEATGEIKAKIESIRSSVDDTVTEIRQISGVINQVDEVVSSITTAVEEQTETTREITGSIIHAAQGIAEVNENVAQISTVTGDVAQDITEVSTVATEISGSGTEVRDYAGTLSQVAVRMKKGVGRFRLASGPEVAALNPPVTEELVQWDKRIMIDVEEIDNQHHKLLDIINDLYRIMKRGEGPQAMLTVVDQLIQYTREHFSFEEEMLRRAGFPSLKDHQALHARLIKRVEEYQQKLHSGEMVADELMEFLSDWLVVHIKAVDTKYVPYVKNPKH